A genomic stretch from Candidatus Methylomirabilota bacterium includes:
- a CDS encoding succinate dehydrogenase/fumarate reductase iron-sulfur subunit: protein MNVVFRVWRQRDPEDPGGFVRYPVDDLAPDTTLLEALDRLNNTLVARGEPPVAFDSDCREGICGACGIVVDGRPHGPLPRTTTCLVPMRAFRDGAIVTLEPFRTGAFPVLRDLVVDRRALDRVMQAGGYVSVRAGSAPEANMLPIARAAVERALDAAECIGCGACVAACPNGSASLFVGAKVSHLARLPQGQPERERRALSLVEAADREGFGACSSHGECEAVCPKGIGLDVIAQLNRDHLLATLARR, encoded by the coding sequence ATGAACGTCGTCTTCCGCGTGTGGCGGCAGCGCGATCCGGAGGACCCGGGCGGCTTCGTCCGCTACCCGGTGGACGATCTCGCCCCGGACACGACGCTGCTGGAAGCGCTCGACCGGCTGAACAACACGCTGGTGGCGCGGGGCGAGCCGCCCGTGGCCTTCGACAGCGACTGCCGCGAGGGCATCTGCGGCGCCTGCGGCATCGTGGTGGACGGGCGCCCGCACGGCCCGCTGCCGCGCACCACGACCTGCCTCGTGCCGATGCGCGCCTTCCGCGACGGCGCCATCGTCACGCTCGAGCCCTTCCGCACCGGCGCCTTCCCCGTGCTGCGCGACCTCGTGGTGGACCGCCGCGCGCTCGACCGCGTGATGCAGGCGGGTGGCTATGTCTCCGTGCGCGCGGGCAGCGCGCCCGAGGCCAACATGCTCCCTATCGCCCGCGCGGCGGTGGAGCGGGCGCTCGACGCCGCCGAATGCATCGGCTGCGGCGCGTGCGTGGCCGCCTGCCCCAACGGCTCCGCGTCCCTGTTCGTCGGCGCCAAGGTGAGCCATCTCGCGCGCCTGCCGCAGGGCCAGCCCGAGCGCGAGCGCCGCGCGCTGTCGCTGGTGGAGGCGGCGGATCGCGAGGGCTTCGGCGCCTGCTCCAGCCACGGGGAGTGCGAGGCCGTCTGCCCGAAGGGCATCGGGCTCGATGTGATTGCGCAGCTCAACCGCGACCACCTGCTCGCGACGCTCGCGCGGCGCTAG
- a CDS encoding 2-hydroxyacid dehydrogenase: MTKIITPPQAEPILEVARELLPPGMELIVVDPAKPEFYDKAADADYYLGSPRTGIGNEFFRAAPKLKLVQLTSAGYDRVDLEAARKAKVPVANNGGANSIAVAEHAVMLMLAVYKKLVYHHLNVVSGTWRAADFASARTYELEGKRLGIVGLGNIGKKVARLVQGFEMDVRYYDVVRLTADAEDALGVRFALFNELLRTSDVVTLHVPLNDVTRNMMSTAQFARMKKTAILINTCRGPVVDENALHQALTAGTIAAAGLDVMAEEPPKKNHPLFSLPNVTLTPHSAGPTWDNYERAYRNGFDNIQRVESGREPLWVLPELRVPR; this comes from the coding sequence GTGACCAAGATCATCACACCCCCGCAAGCCGAGCCGATCCTCGAGGTCGCCCGTGAGCTGCTGCCGCCCGGCATGGAACTGATCGTCGTCGATCCGGCCAAGCCGGAGTTCTACGATAAGGCGGCGGACGCCGACTACTACCTGGGCTCGCCGCGCACGGGAATCGGCAACGAGTTCTTCCGCGCCGCGCCGAAGCTCAAGCTGGTGCAGCTCACCAGCGCCGGCTACGATCGGGTCGACCTCGAGGCCGCGCGCAAGGCCAAGGTGCCGGTGGCCAACAACGGGGGCGCCAACTCGATCGCGGTGGCCGAGCACGCCGTCATGCTCATGCTGGCCGTGTACAAGAAGCTCGTGTACCACCACCTCAACGTCGTCTCCGGCACCTGGCGAGCCGCCGACTTCGCTTCCGCGCGGACGTACGAGCTGGAGGGTAAGCGGCTGGGCATCGTCGGGCTCGGCAACATCGGCAAGAAGGTCGCGCGCCTCGTGCAGGGTTTCGAGATGGACGTGCGCTACTACGACGTGGTCCGGCTCACTGCGGATGCGGAGGACGCCCTTGGCGTGCGCTTCGCGCTCTTCAACGAGCTGCTGCGGACGTCCGACGTGGTGACGCTGCACGTGCCGCTGAATGACGTCACCCGCAACATGATGTCCACCGCGCAGTTTGCGCGGATGAAGAAGACTGCGATCCTCATCAACACGTGCCGGGGCCCGGTGGTGGACGAGAACGCGCTGCACCAGGCGCTCACCGCGGGCACCATCGCGGCCGCCGGGCTCGACGTGATGGCGGAGGAGCCGCCGAAGAAGAACCATCCGCTCTTCTCGCTCCCCAACGTCACCCTGACGCCGCACAGCGCTGGACCGACCTGGGACAACTACGAGCGCGCGTACCGCAACGGCTTCGACAACATCCAGCGCGTGGAGTCCGGGCGGGAGCCACTCTGGGTGCTGCCCGAGCTGCGGGTGCCGCGCTAG